A window of Bradyrhizobium sp. AZCC 1610 contains these coding sequences:
- a CDS encoding DsbA family protein, with protein sequence MNVRHRIALTVLLAFASPAFSGAAIAQSAIAAAVAKPLSLPDIAIGSADAPITLTEYSSMSCPHCAAFGQNVFPMLRSKYIDTGKVRFVFREFPLDIKAAAASILARCIGNGDSERYLSAVETMFKLQDRLMAQTKDTLFYVGKQHGMSEQDVETCEKDQAQFDKLTADQQYAVRELKVTSTPTFFLNGVRLQGSMPFEELEERIVPLLKK encoded by the coding sequence TTGAACGTTCGTCACCGCATCGCCCTCACTGTTCTCCTTGCTTTCGCATCACCGGCTTTCTCAGGTGCAGCCATCGCGCAAAGCGCGATCGCCGCGGCGGTCGCCAAACCGTTATCGCTGCCGGACATTGCAATCGGATCTGCGGACGCACCAATCACCCTCACCGAATATTCCTCGATGAGTTGCCCGCATTGCGCAGCCTTCGGCCAGAATGTGTTCCCGATGTTGCGGTCGAAATATATCGATACCGGCAAGGTGCGTTTCGTGTTCCGTGAATTTCCGCTCGACATCAAGGCCGCCGCCGCTTCGATACTGGCGCGCTGCATCGGCAACGGCGATTCCGAAAGATATCTCAGCGCGGTCGAGACCATGTTCAAGCTGCAGGACCGCCTGATGGCGCAGACCAAGGATACGCTGTTCTATGTCGGCAAGCAGCACGGAATGAGCGAACAGGACGTCGAGACCTGCGAGAAAGACCAGGCCCAGTTCGACAAGCTGACCGCCGACCAGCAATACGCCGTTCGGGAGTTGAAGGTCACCTCGACGCCGACCTTCTTTCTCAACGGTGTGCGACTGCAGGGCTCGATGCCGTTCGAGGAGCTGGAAGAACGGATCGTGCCGTTGCTCAAGAAGTAG
- a CDS encoding Bug family tripartite tricarboxylate transporter substrate binding protein: protein MVAALRVVLAAAWLLSGVAASSAQNYPSKPVRVVVGFPAGGPTDAIARIVSQKLTDNLGQQFFVENIGGAGGNIAAGQVARVTPDGHTIMVISTGFVVNPSLYAKVPYDPVKDFAPVTLVAVSPNVVVVNPQVSAKTLPELVQLIRDNPGKYGFAGPGIGSTPHLGGELFRLAFKLDLVHVPFTGAGPAIQATVGGHTPIAFTALPPALSAVQSGQLRALGVASTERAAGMPDVPTFAEQGVKDQDADTLTGIVAPAGTPKEIVDLLHREIAGIVAQPDVKERLTKLGFKPVANTPDQFGARIRLEMDKWGKVVRDAKLRIE, encoded by the coding sequence ATGGTCGCGGCTTTGCGCGTAGTGTTGGCAGCGGCGTGGCTGCTGTCCGGCGTCGCGGCGTCATCGGCGCAAAACTATCCGAGCAAGCCGGTGCGTGTCGTGGTCGGCTTTCCCGCCGGCGGACCGACCGATGCCATCGCCCGCATCGTGTCGCAGAAGCTCACCGACAATCTCGGCCAGCAATTCTTCGTCGAGAACATCGGCGGCGCCGGCGGCAACATTGCGGCCGGCCAGGTCGCGCGCGTGACGCCGGACGGCCACACCATCATGGTGATCAGCACCGGCTTCGTCGTGAATCCCAGCCTCTACGCCAAGGTGCCGTACGATCCGGTCAAGGATTTCGCGCCGGTGACGCTGGTTGCGGTTTCTCCGAATGTCGTGGTGGTCAACCCGCAAGTGTCCGCCAAGACACTCCCTGAGCTGGTGCAGCTCATTCGGGACAACCCCGGCAAGTACGGCTTTGCCGGTCCCGGCATCGGCTCGACGCCGCATCTGGGCGGCGAGCTGTTCCGGCTCGCCTTCAAGCTCGACCTGGTCCACGTGCCTTTCACAGGTGCCGGGCCGGCGATCCAGGCAACGGTCGGCGGGCACACGCCGATCGCCTTCACCGCGCTGCCGCCTGCCCTGTCGGCGGTGCAGAGCGGACAACTGCGCGCGCTGGGCGTGGCGTCAACCGAACGTGCCGCCGGGATGCCCGACGTCCCGACCTTCGCCGAACAGGGCGTGAAGGATCAGGACGCCGACACCCTCACCGGCATCGTCGCGCCGGCCGGGACGCCGAAAGAGATCGTCGATCTGCTCCATCGCGAGATTGCCGGGATCGTCGCACAGCCTGATGTCAAGGAGCGCCTCACCAAGCTCGGCTTCAAACCGGTCGCCAATACGCCGGATCAGTTCGGCGCGCGTATCAGGCTGGAGATGGACAAGTGGGGCAAGGTAGTACGCGATGCAAAGTTGCGGATCGAGTAA
- a CDS encoding PilZ domain-containing protein: MEEKRKYPRTETDEPAYVSSGGSVMPCVVRNISREGAAIDVDNPAFVPQHFRLVMAKDSSIVHECRVAWIQKNRIGLTFMMIVEAVAEPPRS, translated from the coding sequence ATGGAAGAGAAGCGAAAGTATCCGCGAACAGAGACTGACGAGCCCGCCTATGTTTCGTCGGGCGGCTCCGTCATGCCCTGCGTGGTGCGGAATATCTCGCGCGAGGGAGCGGCGATCGATGTCGACAACCCGGCCTTCGTCCCGCAGCACTTTCGCCTGGTGATGGCAAAGGATTCTTCGATTGTGCACGAGTGCCGGGTCGCCTGGATCCAGAAGAATCGTATCGGCCTGACCTTCATGATGATCGTGGAGGCGGTCGCGGAACCGCCGCGATCGTAA
- a CDS encoding acyl-CoA dehydrogenase family protein yields MVLNTPIANSADLAGDLAVIARAEAIRPDVAMASDDIETARRLPPALLDKLHDAQLFRLLLPRSTNGIETDPVTFFHVIETIAKADASTAWCLSQAGGCAMSAAYLDLPVAQAIFGDPRAVLAWGPGPRVRAVECEGGYRVTGVWSFASGGRHATWLGAHCPIHAADGSPKYDANGVPLERTMLVRSEDVEWTDIWNTVGLRGTASDQFALNDFFVRADHSITREFDRECRESGPLYRMSNHTCYQVGFAGVACGIARTALDNFVETMRNKVPRGTKVSLRDNAVVQCNLAQAEVNLRAARGYVLQSMADTWKDLTAGATITVAQRMNIRMASTHAIHKAREAVDFAYNAAGATAIFENHPLERRFRDIHTVTQQLQGQLRHFETVGAWMMGVDTDLSFV; encoded by the coding sequence ATGGTCTTGAATACACCGATCGCAAACTCTGCCGATCTTGCCGGCGACCTGGCGGTGATCGCCCGGGCCGAGGCCATACGTCCTGACGTCGCGATGGCTTCCGACGACATCGAGACCGCGCGCCGGCTGCCGCCAGCGCTGCTCGACAAGCTGCACGACGCGCAATTGTTCCGTCTGTTGTTGCCCCGCTCGACCAACGGGATCGAAACCGATCCGGTCACTTTTTTCCACGTCATCGAAACCATCGCCAAAGCTGATGCTTCCACCGCCTGGTGCCTCAGCCAGGCCGGCGGTTGCGCGATGTCGGCGGCCTATCTCGACCTGCCGGTAGCCCAGGCGATCTTCGGCGATCCGCGCGCGGTGTTGGCGTGGGGGCCCGGCCCCAGGGTTCGCGCGGTCGAATGCGAAGGCGGCTACAGGGTGACCGGCGTGTGGTCCTTTGCATCCGGCGGCCGGCATGCGACCTGGCTCGGAGCGCACTGCCCGATCCATGCCGCCGACGGTTCGCCCAAATACGACGCTAACGGAGTGCCGCTCGAGCGGACCATGCTGGTACGCTCCGAGGACGTCGAGTGGACCGACATCTGGAACACCGTTGGCCTGCGCGGCACCGCCAGCGACCAGTTCGCGCTCAACGATTTCTTCGTGCGTGCAGATCATTCGATTACCCGCGAGTTCGACCGCGAATGCCGCGAGAGCGGCCCGCTCTACCGCATGAGTAACCACACCTGTTACCAGGTCGGCTTTGCCGGCGTCGCCTGCGGCATCGCCCGCACCGCACTCGACAACTTCGTCGAGACGATGCGCAACAAGGTGCCGCGTGGCACGAAGGTGTCGTTGCGGGATAATGCCGTGGTCCAGTGCAACCTCGCCCAGGCGGAAGTCAATCTCCGCGCCGCGCGCGGCTACGTGTTGCAGTCGATGGCCGACACCTGGAAAGATCTCACCGCGGGCGCGACCATCACGGTGGCGCAGCGCATGAACATCCGCATGGCCTCGACCCACGCCATTCACAAGGCGCGCGAGGCGGTCGACTTTGCCTACAATGCCGCAGGCGCCACCGCGATCTTCGAGAACCATCCGCTCGAGCGCCGCTTCCGCGACATCCATACCGTGACCCAGCAGCTGCAGGGCCAGCTCAGGCATTTTGAAACCGTCGGCGCCTGGATGATGGGCGTCGATACCGACCTCAGCTTTGTCTAG
- a CDS encoding VOC family protein: MGLGGLQHYTIEPSDLERTKDFYCDVLGLRMATALRSTSPAIGSIPAAPPRCI, from the coding sequence ATGGGACTCGGCGGACTGCAGCACTACACCATCGAACCATCTGACCTTGAGCGAACCAAGGATTTCTACTGCGACGTGCTGGGCCTGAGAATGGCGACCGCCCTCCGCTCGACTTCCCCGGCTATTGGCTCTATTCCGGCGGCACCGCCACGGTGCATCTGA
- a CDS encoding VOC family protein gives MHLMGTRKPREGIVVRGTEKKYEDTGRLDHIAFAATDVEGMRKRLQSKGVKFRESIVPRTGDTQFFLYDPDGVGVELNFPKT, from the coding sequence GTGCATCTGATGGGGACGCGCAAGCCTCGCGAGGGCATCGTGGTGCGCGGCACCGAAAAGAAGTACGAAGATACCGGCCGGCTTGACCATATCGCCTTTGCAGCGACCGATGTCGAAGGCATGCGCAAGCGCCTGCAGTCGAAAGGCGTCAAATTCCGCGAGAGCATCGTGCCGCGCACCGGCGATACGCAGTTCTTCCTCTACGATCCCGATGGTGTCGGCGTCGAACTGAATTTCCCGAAAACCTGA